The DNA segment CTCCAGTAAAGTCTTCCTGCCCTTTTGCCGGGATCCATCCCGTTAAAACAACCAATTTATCATCGGCTACTTTTTCGCCACTATTAAAGACCTTGGCATAGTTAATTTCACTTTCCAGCTGCGCAATTGTCTGCTCTAACACCTTTGTGGCATATAAGCTTATTTCGTCCAGGCTAGCATTAACACGATCCAATTCTTTTTGCTTCTCTTGAATTTGTACTTCAAAGAAAGATGCTGCATGCTCAAGTTCCACTTCATCCAGGTTAGGATGTGTTAGCTTATCCCCACGAGAGACAGCCATCAGAAACATTTCACTTCCTTCCTGATTCACCAATTCTATATCAGCTGCTTCACGCCATTGCTCATCCCAATTTTTATCCTCACAGATTAAAAACTGCACATGATAACCGGCCTTTCTAATCCCCTCGATTGTTTCCGGATTAAAACTACCCCATGGCAAAACACTTTCTTTTTCCTTTTCAAGCGAAGAAATATCCTGAGAAAGAATCGTAACCTGATGATTCAGGTCTTCAATTCGTTTCATCAACTCTTCACCATCACTAATCAAAGGAGCAATCTCTTCGTCGGTTCTGCGTGAATCCATTTCATTAACCAAATTCTTTAGGTGGTTAATCTTAGTGATTTTAGCCACATTTTCTGTGCTCAATTCACTCTCACCCACTTCCACATGCAGAACTCCAAGATTCCTCAATTTTTCAAGAACGTTGGTATATTCTCCATGATAAACCAACAATGATACTTTCTTCATGGATTCAATCATGATTCCACCTCCTGTTCTTGCTGTTTTTGTTGACGGTCTTTTACAATTTTTTGTGCCGATTTTGAAAGGTTTTCTTCATCCTCTAGGAATCGTTTGATCTTTCTAATGGCATCTTTATAACCGGGTATTTGAACCTTTTCGTATAAGTTAACCTTTTGTGTTGTTTTTTTACGGGCTACATCCAGCAATTGCATCTTTCGCATAAACACTTCACGCTCTATGCCAATCTTTGCCAGATCTTCAACAATTTTAACTCCGTCTAAAAACCACACTGGCTTACTAAAAAGTGCAAACGGCTCTTTTTTAAATACAACATCTTTAAGCACCGGGGTTTGAACTCCTGCAATTTTTTTACTTTCCAGCACCACATCTTCAATAGATATGGCTTGCATGTCAAACTCACCCCAAAGTCTTGATATTTTATCTAAATCAGCCATTTTGGTTTCAAGTTCATGTCCGAGCTCATCTGCTCGTTTTTTTGCTCTTTTCACCTCAATACGCAGCGCTGCTTCTTTATTCTGCAGTGTGGGCAAAGCCTTCTCACGAATCTTGAGCTGCTTGTCCATTTGCTGTTGCGAGGTTTTGTTATATTGAAACTTTACGGCCATACTATAAAATTTAGTATAAAGTAGTAAGTATAAAGAATAAAGACTATGCTACTTATTACAATTTTGTTAAAAAATCTACTATCAGTATACTTTCATCCCTATACTTTATTTCCAATATTTATCCATAAATTCCTGACGTACAGCCACCTCTTCGCGAGAGAAATTTTTATGAAATAAGCCCCAAGTAATATCCAACATCTTTTCTGTACCGATATTAATATCTACCGCCAGAATCTCATTAGAATATTCTTTTGCGAATTGAAGCGTACGCACGTCATAATCCGTCAGGTCAAAACCATTCTCCTGCTTGGTTTTAGCATTGGCAGCATCCGCATACAAACGGATTGCCGCATTCATCACCTGCGGATGATCTTCGCGGGTCTGTTTTCCAATCACGAGCTGTTTCAATCGCGACAAACTACGGAATGGATCAACAATCACCTTACCTATATCCGAATCCATACGTAAAAACAACTGTCCTTCAGTAATATACCCTGTATTATCAGGAATCGCATGGGTAATATCTCCACTATTTAGCGTTGTTACAGCAATAATAGTGATGGAACCTCCATGTGGAAATTGCACTGCTTT comes from the Saccharicrinis fermentans DSM 9555 = JCM 21142 genome and includes:
- a CDS encoding V-type ATP synthase subunit D encodes the protein MAVKFQYNKTSQQQMDKQLKIREKALPTLQNKEAALRIEVKRAKKRADELGHELETKMADLDKISRLWGEFDMQAISIEDVVLESKKIAGVQTPVLKDVVFKKEPFALFSKPVWFLDGVKIVEDLAKIGIEREVFMRKMQLLDVARKKTTQKVNLYEKVQIPGYKDAIRKIKRFLEDEENLSKSAQKIVKDRQQKQQEQEVES